In Macaca fascicularis isolate 582-1 chromosome X, T2T-MFA8v1.1, one DNA window encodes the following:
- the TMSB4X gene encoding thymosin beta-4, with protein sequence MSDKPDMAEIEKFDKSKLKKTETQEKNPLPSKETIEQEKQAGES encoded by the exons ATGTCTGACAAACCCGATATGGCTGAGATCGAGAAATTCGATAAGTCgaaactgaagaagacagagaCGCAAGAGAAAAATCCACTGCCTTCCAAAGAAA CGATTGAACAGGAGAAGCAAGCAGGCGAATCGTAA